A section of the Oncorhynchus tshawytscha isolate Ot180627B linkage group LG09, Otsh_v2.0, whole genome shotgun sequence genome encodes:
- the ypel3 gene encoding protein yippee-like 3, whose translation MVKLTKAKTFQAYLDSCHRRYSCVHCRAHLANHDDLISKSFQGSQGRAYLFNSVVNVGCGPAEERLLLTGLHAVADIYCENCHTTLGWKYEQAFELSQKYKEGKFIIELSHMIKDNGWD comes from the exons ATGGTGAAGCTGACAAAGGCTAAGACGTTCCAAGCATACCTAGACTCGTGCCACCGCAGGTACAGCTGTGTTCACTGCCGAGCACACCTGGCCAACCATGATGACCTCATCTCCAAG TCTTTTCAGGGTAGCCAGGGTCGTGCCTACCTCTTCAACTCTGT GGTGAATGTGGGCTGTGGTCCTGCCGAGGAGAGGCTGCTACTCACCGGGCTCCACGCTGTGGCAGACATCTACTGTGAGAACTGCCACACCACACTGGGCTGGAAATAC GAGCAGGCCTTTGAGTTGAGTCAGAAGTACAAGGAGGGAAAGTTCATCATTGAGCTGTCCCACATGATAAAGGACAACGGCTGGGACTGA